TAACGCCTCCACAATGTGGTGCGGCTCATCCCCATATTCAATCTTCAGGTGAATATTTGCACTCAAATTGTTTACCACTGCCTGGAAAAACTCACGAATCAGTACGATGTTGAAATCACGGATATAATTGGTCGGCGATTCAACCTGGTATTTAAGAAACGGGCGGTTGCTCAGATCCAAAGCTACACGTGCCAAGGTCTCATCCATGGGCAAGATAAAGAAACCGTAGCGACGGATTCCAAGCTTATCACCCAACGCCTGTTTGATGGCATCGCCCAAAACGATACCCACATCCTCAACCATATGGTGATAATCAACCTCGATGTCACCCTTTGCAATCAGCTTGAGATCAAACAAACCGTGCTTGGCGAACAAGTTGAGCATGTGGTCGAAGAACGGGATACCCGTATCTACCTCAAACTCGCCGGAACCATCCAGATTGATGGTCAGTGCAATATCGGTCTCCGCTGTTTTGCGGGAGATTGAGACTATGCGTTTTTCAGCCATTGGTCGATTGTATCATTTAGAGTTTCCATCTCGGATTCTGAGCCCACGCTGATTCTTAGGAAAGAATCGGTTCGAGTATCGTTTCCGAAATATCGTACGAGAATTTTCTCCCCGAAGAGAAAGTCAAACAGGGATTTTGCAACCTCTGGACCCGTTTCCCCTCGAGAATTTACAGGTTGTGTAAAAATCAGGTTGGCCTGAGACGGGTAAGAAAACCAGCCGAGGCCTTCCCACCGCTTTTGGCAACGGTCCCGAGTATCTTTGATTTTCCCGGTCAATCCATCGTAATATTCGACATCGGAAAGGGCAGCCAATCCAGCGACCTGGGAGATCCGATTAACGTTGTAACTGTCACGCACCTTATCGAGAAGGTCGATGAGCTCAGGATTCCCCAAAAGATATCCCACCCGCATTCCAGCCAGGCTGTGCGATTTGGAGAAAGTCCGCGTTACGCAAAGGTTGGGGAATTCTTCCACGAGGGAAATTGCCGTTTCTTCGGCGAAAGCCCCATAAGCTTCATCCACAACCAAGATTCCATCATATTGCTCGGCTAAGCTCCGAATAGTGTCGGTGGTGAATCCAACTCCAGTAGGTGCATTGGGTGAAGTCAGGAAAAACAGATTGGCCCCGCAGTTAGCGACCTCCTCCACTGGCAAGGTCATGCTAGAGTCAAAGCCCACCGAAACTTGTTTCGCATTTTGAATGGCCAGCAAAACAGGGTAGAGAGAATAGCTCGGCACCATGTATCCGGCGCTTTTTTCTTCATCGCAGAAGCTACGAATCAAGAGATTCAGAATTTCATCAGATCCATTTCCTACGAATGCCCAATCCCCACTGGGGAGATGGAAATGCTGTGCCAACTCCTCGCGTAAGGTGGCGCAGATTGGATTCGGATACTTACGCAATGGATCCCCAGCTTCCTTCGCAATCGCTTCAGCGACACGCGGGCTCGGCGGATAGGGGTTCTCATTGGTGTTCAGTTTGATCCAATCCGCATCCTGTGGTTGTTTTCCGGGTACGTAGGCGTGCAACGCCTGCACATGCGCAAGCGCCCGGTCGGATAATGACGGATTCGATTTCATAGTTACGATTTATAAAGCTCGTTACTTTGCCCGAATAGATACAGATCTGCCGTGGGCGTCGAGTTTTTCTAAACGCGCAAATACCTCAATAGTGTTTGCGGCTTTCTTCACATGACTCTGCTCGTAACGCACGACACTACTTCTTCGAAAGAAGTCACTTACAGTCAGACCGCTTAAATAGCGCCCCACCCTGCCAGTCGGCAATTCGTGGCTTGGACCGGCAGTAAAGTCGCCCAATGCTGTAGCTGAGTAATGTCCTTGAAGAATAGCACCTGCAGTTGTGATCCGTTGAGTCATGGACGCTATCCGTGAGGAGTCGACCTGTAGCTCCATGTGTTCAGGAGCAATAAAGTTAGCAACGTCGATCGCGGCATTCAGATTAGGCACTTCAACAATCGCAAAATTCTTTTTCAGCACACGACTAATTGCCTCCTTGTGTGACAGTGATGGAAGTTGAGACGTAATCGAACTCAAGGCCGCTTCGATCAGCTTCTTTGAAGAAGAAACTAGATAGACCTTCTCCTTACCTGACCCATGCTCAGCTTGTGCTAGAAGATCTGCTGCGACAAAGGACGGCTTTGCAGATGAGTCCGCAATGACCATCACCTCACTGGGTCCTGGTAGAAGATCAATACCGACTCGTCCAAAGAGTTGCCGTTTAGCTTCGTTTACGAATGCATTTCCAGGGCCATAAATTTTGTCGACAGGAGTGACGCTTTTTGTGCCAAACGCCATGGCGGCGACCGCTTGAGCGCCACCAATCTTGTAAACTTCTTTGATCCCACAAAGAGAAAGTACTCCTGCCATGGCGGGGGCAATACCGCCCTCTTTATTAGGAGGCGTACACACACAAATTTGCGGGACCTTGGCGATTTTGGCCAAAGTGGCTGTCATGATAACAGTGGAAACAAGTGGCACACTTCCACCAGGCACATAAAGCCCCACTCGTTGAATAGGGTAATAACGCTCCCCTACCGTCGCTCCATGCGGATTTTTCTTGGACCAATTCTTTGGCAGGGACTCACGGTTGTAAGCCTTAACACAACGAATGGATTCTTTGAGTGCCGTGCGGTCCTTAGCGGAAAGACTGCTTTCGCCAGCCTTCAACTCGGACTCCGAAACTTTCAAGGTACGAGGATTCAATTTCGCCCCGTCCAATCGCTCTGTTATGGCGAAGACGGCTTTGTCACCTCGCTTTTGGATATCTCCAATAATATCAGCAACAATGGCCTCAACTTTCGAGGATCCAGCAGCATCTTCAGCGAACGCAGCCAGCCGTTTAAAAAAGCTGGGTGTACCATACTTGAATCTAGGCATCTATTTTTCCCTCAACGAGGGCAGCGGAGGCTGGGTAAAGAGTGAATCGTCAAAGACGGGATTCACTTCGATTTTGTTAAATTCAAGATGACTAATCTGCTCATCCCCTCTGAAGGTGATTAAATACTTTGGGAATCTGATGCCACTTACCATCAATTCTCCCTGTTCTTGAATGCGTTCCCCATTTTCGATTTCGGATAACAGCAATTCTCCTGTTTCTTCATCAAAATAACGGACAAATATAGCCGCCCCATAGAGGATTTTAACAACTTCAACGGGCTTACCATCGAGATCCTCTTTGCCAAGGTACTCAATCTTCCGTCCGTAGTTCGTCTTGGTTGAAAAGAAATTCAAACCTTCGTAGGTATTCGCGCGCAACCGTTTCAAGCGGGCCACATCCACCGGCATCAGAGCATAAACTTCCGGATTATCCGTTTTGAAGCGTTTAAGCCAACCTTCGTAATCGTTCAGCCCAAATTCATCGACCATTCCGTTATCGTGTTGGATAGACTGCATCAGCTTGTATGGCTGCTGTAAACTAATGGAAATCTTTCCAGTCTTACCGTCCGGATTGGTGATCGTTCCTTCGAAGCGCAAGGACCTTACGCCGTTAAGTGTTGGTTCATCGGAAATGAACTGGCGGGCCTTTTTTAGAATGGCTTCTGCTTGTGGATCTAGATTGGCCTTAAGCACCTGACCACCGACTGAAGCAAATACCGCACACAACGCAAAGAGGCGCCGGAACCCAATCGGGAGAACTAGAACGGATTTGATATCGAACTTCATAACAGAATCACAGGAATCGAACGCTATAGGACTCCATAATCCAAACAATGTTCAACCCAAATCGCACACTATTCCCACTCGATCGTGCTAGGGGGCTTAGAGCTAATATCGAGGACCACTCGGTTCACCCCTTTGACCTCATTTATGATGCGGTTGGAGATCTTGGCCAATAAGTCGTGATCCAACTTAGCCCAATCAGCAGTCATGGCATCCACACTTTCCACTATTCTCAGCGCGATGACGTTGTCGTAGGTTCTTTCATCACCCATAACTCCAACCGTTCGCACAGGTAGAAAAACAGCAAAGGATTGCCACACTTTGTAGTAAAGATCCGCAGCTTTCATCTCTTCGAGTAAGATAGCATCTGCTTCTCGCAGAACGACCAACTTATCTTCAGTAATGTCTCCTAAAACGCGGACTGCGAGGCCGGGCCCAGGAAATGGTTGCCGCCAAACCACGCTGTCAGGCAATCCAAGACTCTTACCGAGTAGCCGAACTTCATCTTTAAATAGTTGGTTCAGCGGCTCTAAGATCTTCAACTTCATCCGCTCCGGCAGGCCGCCCACATTGTGGTGACTTTTAATCAGCGAAGCTGGATTTCCATCAATGGGAACACTCTCAATGATATCGGGATAAATAGTTCCCTGAGCCAGGAAATCAACGGTACCGATATTCTCTACCTCGTCCTCGAATACATCAATGAAGGTATTGCCGATGATCTTCCGTTTTTGCTCCGGGTCAGTCACACCCGCCAAGCGCTCAAGGAACAAATCAGCGGAATCAGCGACGACCAGGTTAATTTGGAAATGATCTCCGTAGAGCTTCGCAACCGCCTCGCGCTCATCTTTACGAAGCAACCCGTTGTCCACAAACACACAAGTTAGTTGGGATCCGATTGCGTCATGAATCAGTTTCGCGGCAACCGAACTATCAACACCACCGCTAAGTCCCAAGATAACCTTCTTGTCTCCCACAGTCTCACGAATACTCGAAATAGAACTTTCGATGTAGCTTTCCATCGTCCAGTCCCCTTCACACTTACAGATATCGAAAACAAAATTCCGGATAATGTCAGTCCCTTGCTCGGTGTGAAAAACTTCCGGATGAAATTGAAGACCGAAGAATTGCCGATCAATGTCCTGAATGGCTGCGAAATCGCTGTTTTCGGTGGTGGCAACGGGTTTGAATCCTTCAGGCAGCACCGTCAGCTTGTCACCGTGGGAGTTCCAAACCTGTATGGATTTATTGACCCCATTAAAGAGCGGACTCTCGCCTGTGATATTCAAAGTACCTTTCCCATATTCTCGCTCTTCGCTGTGCTCAGCCTTTCCGCCAAGCAGATATCCTAGCAACTGGATCCCATAACAGATTCCCAAAACGGGAACTCCTAAGTCGAAGATAGCGTTATCCGGATGCGGAGCATTATCCGCAAAAACGGAAGAAGGACCCCCGGATAAAATGACACCCTTTATCCCCTCTTTTTTTAACTCCTCTGCTGAAGTTGAGAAAGGCAACACCTTCGAATATACCTGACACTCTCTCAATCGTCGGGCGATGACTTGTGTATATTGGGAACCAAAATCAAGAACGGCTACTACTTCGGCCATGGCTAAAATTGTAAATGTGTATTTTTAAATTCGCAGCGGGGACAGTTCGATTGCTTCACACCCATCTTGTCTGCATAAATTTTGCTGCATTTGACGCAGTGAAAAACGGTTTTGGAACGTTCCGACTGATATAGATTTTTATCCCTGAAGTCATAGTAAGCCCACAGACCTATCACCGTTCCTATTCCTATAAGAAGGTAGATTAGAAATCCATCTGCTAGTGTGATCGGGATCATTGTAAACACAAACGCGCCCGAAGATCAGGCGCGTTGTGGGAAAGTGTTTCTTTTGAAGAGTATGCCAAGTTTACTTCTTGGTTTCTTCCTCCTCGTCAGCCGCGTCTTCTTCAGCGGCAAGTGCTTCTTCAGCCTCGGCTTTTGCTTCAGGAGCTTCTTCAGCTTCCGCAGCGGGTGTTTCCTCCACTTCGGCAGCTGGCTCTTCAGCAACAACTTCCTCTGCCACTTCTTCTACTGCTTTTTCTTCAGCAGCTTTCTTGGCAGTCTTTTTGGCCTTCTTTTTTCTCTTCTTGCCGTAACCTTCGTCTGCAGCAGGAATCAATTCGATCAATGCCATTTCAGCAGCATCACCTACACGTGTACCAATCTTATAGATACGTGTGTAACCACCTTGGCGGTCTTTGAATTCTTCAACCTTCTCATTGAAGAGAAGTTGAACCGCTTCTTTATTTCGAAGACGGGAAGCAGCCAAACGACGATCAGCGAGTGTTCCGTTTTTAGCTAAGGTAATGATCTTTTCAATAAAAGGACGTAGAGCCTTGGCCTTCGCCAAAGTCGTCTTGATACGACCTTCTTTAATAAGAGCGAGAGCCAGGTTGGCCATGAGGGCCGGGCGATGGGCCTTCTTTACCCCTAATTCGTGTCTGTGTTTTAAATGGCGCATTGCGGATGGTCTCCAGAAAACTTAGTCTATGCGGGAATCGAGAAGACGCTCATCGATTTTCATTCCCAGGGATAGACCCAGCTGTTCCAGTTTTGCTTTAATTTCGTTGAGTGATTTCTTACCGAAGTTGCGGTACTTCAGCATTTCCTGCTCTGACTTCATAGCCAACTCACCAACGGTGGTAATGTTAGCATTGTTCAAGCAGTTCGCGGCACGAACCGAGAGCTCGATTTCATTGACGCTCATGTTGAGAAGCTTGCGGAGCTTGTTTTGCTCTTCACTTACTTCAGAACCTTCACTTTCAAATTCAACATCATCATCACTCACCTTATCGAATACTTCGAGGTGGTGCTTTAGGATGGAAGCTGCGTGCTTAACTGCATCGTCCGGAGAAATCCGTCCGTCGGTTGAAATTTCGAGGATCAACTTATCGTAGTCGGTCATTTGACCTACACGGGTGTTTTCCACGTTATACTTTACCAAGCGAACAGGGCTATAAAGACAATCGATTGGGATTACACCGATAGGATCGTCCTCAGTCTTGTTTTCCTCACCTGGCACATAGCCACGACCTACCTTAACTTCTATTTCAGCAAAGAAGCGACGCTCAGCATCGAGGGTGCAGATAACCTGCTCTGGATTGATAATCTCAATATTCGCATCGGGCTGAATATCGGCAGCTGTCACTTGTCCTTCTTTGGTGACGTCAAGGAGAAGCTTAACCGACTCACGCTTGTGATTGATGAGCAGAATCTTCTTCAGGTTCAACACCACATCGGTGATGTCCTCAACGATTCCTTCAATACTCTGGAATTCGTGACTGACACCTTCAATCTTGATTGAAGAAATAGC
This genomic stretch from Opitutia bacterium ISCC 52 harbors:
- the hisB gene encoding imidazoleglycerol-phosphate dehydratase HisB, yielding MAEKRIVSISRKTAETDIALTINLDGSGEFEVDTGIPFFDHMLNLFAKHGLFDLKLIAKGDIEVDYHHMVEDVGIVLGDAIKQALGDKLGIRRYGFFILPMDETLARVALDLSNRPFLKYQVESPTNYIRDFNIVLIREFFQAVVNNLSANIHLKIEYGDEPHHIVEALFKCFAKALDVATSVDPRTEGQLPSTKDKLT
- the hisC gene encoding histidinol-phosphate transaminase, with product MKSNPSLSDRALAHVQALHAYVPGKQPQDADWIKLNTNENPYPPSPRVAEAIAKEAGDPLRKYPNPICATLREELAQHFHLPSGDWAFVGNGSDEILNLLIRSFCDEEKSAGYMVPSYSLYPVLLAIQNAKQVSVGFDSSMTLPVEEVANCGANLFFLTSPNAPTGVGFTTDTIRSLAEQYDGILVVDEAYGAFAEETAISLVEEFPNLCVTRTFSKSHSLAGMRVGYLLGNPELIDLLDKVRDSYNVNRISQVAGLAALSDVEYYDGLTGKIKDTRDRCQKRWEGLGWFSYPSQANLIFTQPVNSRGETGPEVAKSLFDFLFGEKILVRYFGNDTRTDSFLRISVGSESEMETLNDTIDQWLKNA
- the hisD gene encoding histidinol dehydrogenase is translated as MPRFKYGTPSFFKRLAAFAEDAAGSSKVEAIVADIIGDIQKRGDKAVFAITERLDGAKLNPRTLKVSESELKAGESSLSAKDRTALKESIRCVKAYNRESLPKNWSKKNPHGATVGERYYPIQRVGLYVPGGSVPLVSTVIMTATLAKIAKVPQICVCTPPNKEGGIAPAMAGVLSLCGIKEVYKIGGAQAVAAMAFGTKSVTPVDKIYGPGNAFVNEAKRQLFGRVGIDLLPGPSEVMVIADSSAKPSFVAADLLAQAEHGSGKEKVYLVSSSKKLIEAALSSITSQLPSLSHKEAISRVLKKNFAIVEVPNLNAAIDVANFIAPEHMELQVDSSRIASMTQRITTAGAILQGHYSATALGDFTAGPSHELPTGRVGRYLSGLTVSDFFRRSSVVRYEQSHVKKAANTIEVFARLEKLDAHGRSVSIRAK
- the guaA gene encoding glutamine-hydrolyzing GMP synthase, whose amino-acid sequence is MAEVVAVLDFGSQYTQVIARRLRECQVYSKVLPFSTSAEELKKEGIKGVILSGGPSSVFADNAPHPDNAIFDLGVPVLGICYGIQLLGYLLGGKAEHSEEREYGKGTLNITGESPLFNGVNKSIQVWNSHGDKLTVLPEGFKPVATTENSDFAAIQDIDRQFFGLQFHPEVFHTEQGTDIIRNFVFDICKCEGDWTMESYIESSISSIRETVGDKKVILGLSGGVDSSVAAKLIHDAIGSQLTCVFVDNGLLRKDEREAVAKLYGDHFQINLVVADSADLFLERLAGVTDPEQKRKIIGNTFIDVFEDEVENIGTVDFLAQGTIYPDIIESVPIDGNPASLIKSHHNVGGLPERMKLKILEPLNQLFKDEVRLLGKSLGLPDSVVWRQPFPGPGLAVRVLGDITEDKLVVLREADAILLEEMKAADLYYKVWQSFAVFLPVRTVGVMGDERTYDNVIALRIVESVDAMTADWAKLDHDLLAKISNRIINEVKGVNRVVLDISSKPPSTIEWE
- the rplQ gene encoding 50S ribosomal protein L17, whose translation is MRHLKHRHELGVKKAHRPALMANLALALIKEGRIKTTLAKAKALRPFIEKIITLAKNGTLADRRLAASRLRNKEAVQLLFNEKVEEFKDRQGGYTRIYKIGTRVGDAAEMALIELIPAADEGYGKKRKKKAKKTAKKAAEEKAVEEVAEEVVAEEPAAEVEETPAAEAEEAPEAKAEAEEALAAEEDAADEEEETKK
- a CDS encoding DNA-directed RNA polymerase subunit alpha; this encodes MATRLGKFEIPNRLTKDDESATDTYAKFIAEPFEGGYGHTIGNSLRRVLLSSIEGAAISSIKIEGVSHEFQSIEGIVEDITDVVLNLKKILLINHKRESVKLLLDVTKEGQVTAADIQPDANIEIINPEQVICTLDAERRFFAEIEVKVGRGYVPGEENKTEDDPIGVIPIDCLYSPVRLVKYNVENTRVGQMTDYDKLILEISTDGRISPDDAVKHAASILKHHLEVFDKVSDDDVEFESEGSEVSEEQNKLRKLLNMSVNEIELSVRAANCLNNANITTVGELAMKSEQEMLKYRNFGKKSLNEIKAKLEQLGLSLGMKIDERLLDSRID